A portion of the Acidisoma sp. PAMC 29798 genome contains these proteins:
- a CDS encoding transglycosylase domain-containing protein, which yields MRRWAVIAVGVAAMTVGVTVVAMGFVWPAPMPPPASWGTEVRDRDGTLIALAPAPGGVWRFAVSPAQVSPFMTQLLIAVEDRRFASEPGVDPRAVLRAGWQWLRAGHVVSGGSTLTMQVARLLDPQPRRLSAKVLEAARAVALWRRFDRPHLLGLWLSLAPFGGNLVGVEAASWAYFGKPPGALDAAEAALLVALPRRPEGLRPDRHPVAAKRIRDRILILAEARGLLTRDETQAALTEPVPTARLPMPRAVPQFYASVRHPPVLTVSLDAETEAALAGLGQTTLAGLPAKVSLAVMIADLPSGTLRAVWAGDWGNAARAGSVDLTRASRSPGSALKPFLYGLAFSQGIAGPDTILADVPTRFGGYAPEDFTGQFAGRVTAAEALRRSLNLPAVGLLARYGAARFAAALAAAGEPLRLPRGAAPSLPIVLGGAGQTMRGMMALYTALATQGAVAGKPLLTPAAAQMVAAILTRPFPGGAQQGIAWKTGTSWGDRDNWAFGFDRAHLVGIWVGRPDGTAMDGGAAADHALPILAQVFGLLPAAPRAMAVPAARMVSLAVTPEPDPLRLLYPPPGAVIEGAGAVDLKAMGGTRPLRFLVDGAPVPSIAALRNTAWTPPGPGFYRLTVLDAAGAIASAAIRVRDGS from the coding sequence GTGAGGCGCTGGGCTGTCATCGCGGTCGGTGTGGCCGCGATGACAGTGGGGGTGACGGTGGTGGCGATGGGCTTCGTCTGGCCCGCGCCGATGCCGCCGCCGGCGAGCTGGGGCACGGAGGTGAGGGACCGCGACGGCACGCTGATCGCCCTCGCGCCCGCGCCCGGCGGCGTCTGGCGTTTTGCGGTGTCGCCTGCCCAGGTCTCGCCGTTCATGACGCAGTTGCTGATCGCCGTGGAGGACCGTCGCTTCGCCTCCGAGCCTGGGGTCGATCCCCGTGCCGTGCTGCGCGCCGGTTGGCAGTGGCTGCGCGCAGGCCATGTGGTGTCCGGCGGATCGACGCTGACCATGCAGGTCGCGCGGCTGCTCGATCCGCAGCCCCGCAGACTGTCCGCGAAGGTGTTGGAAGCCGCCCGCGCCGTCGCGCTGTGGCGCCGCTTCGACCGGCCGCACCTCCTGGGTCTGTGGCTATCGCTCGCCCCATTCGGCGGCAATCTGGTGGGGGTGGAGGCGGCGTCCTGGGCCTATTTCGGCAAGCCGCCGGGCGCCTTAGATGCGGCCGAGGCCGCTCTGCTGGTGGCCTTGCCGCGCCGGCCCGAAGGGTTGCGGCCGGACCGGCATCCGGTGGCGGCCAAGCGAATCAGGGACCGGATTCTCATACTTGCCGAGGCACGCGGCTTGCTGACCCGTGACGAAACGCAGGCGGCCCTGACAGAGCCGGTGCCGACCGCGCGCCTGCCCATGCCGCGCGCGGTGCCGCAATTCTATGCGTCGGTCCGTCATCCACCGGTGCTGACCGTGTCGCTCGACGCCGAAACCGAAGCGGCACTCGCCGGTCTGGGGCAGACGACGCTGGCGGGTCTGCCCGCGAAAGTCTCCCTCGCGGTGATGATCGCCGATTTGCCCAGCGGCACGCTGCGTGCCGTTTGGGCGGGCGATTGGGGCAATGCCGCCCGGGCCGGCTCGGTTGATCTCACCCGCGCCTCCCGCAGCCCCGGTTCGGCGCTGAAACCGTTTCTGTATGGCCTCGCCTTCTCCCAAGGGATTGCGGGACCGGACACGATCCTGGCGGATGTGCCGACGCGCTTCGGCGGCTATGCGCCGGAGGATTTCACCGGCCAGTTCGCGGGCCGGGTGACGGCGGCCGAGGCGCTGCGCCGCTCCCTCAATCTACCGGCGGTCGGGCTGCTCGCGCGCTATGGCGCGGCGCGTTTCGCGGCCGCCTTGGCGGCGGCGGGCGAGCCGCTGCGTCTGCCGCGCGGGGCAGCGCCGTCTTTGCCCATCGTGCTCGGCGGCGCCGGGCAGACCATGCGCGGCATGATGGCGCTCTATACGGCGCTCGCGACCCAGGGCGCGGTCGCTGGCAAGCCGCTGCTGACGCCCGCCGCCGCGCAGATGGTGGCCGCGATCCTGACGCGGCCCTTTCCCGGCGGCGCGCAGCAGGGCATCGCCTGGAAAACCGGCACGAGTTGGGGGGACCGCGACAATTGGGCCTTCGGCTTCGACCGCGCGCATCTGGTGGGCATCTGGGTCGGCCGGCCCGATGGCACGGCCATGGATGGTGGCGCGGCAGCGGATCATGCCCTGCCGATCCTCGCCCAGGTCTTCGGCCTTCTGCCCGCCGCGCCGCGCGCCATGGCCGTGCCTGCCGCGCGGATGGTGTCTTTGGCTGTCACGCCGGAGCCCGATCCGCTGCGGCTGCTGTATCCGCCACCCGGCGCCGTGATCGAAGGTGCCGGCGCCGTCGACCTCAAGGCCATGGGCGGCACGCGACCGCTGCGCTTCCTGGTCGATGGCGCGCCGGTGCCGTCCATCGCTGCACTGCGCAACACCGCCTGGACGCCGCCCGGGCCAGGCTTCTATCGCCTCACAGTTCTGGACGCGGCAGGCGCAATCGCTTCCGCCGCGATCAGGGTTCGCGACGGATCGTGA
- a CDS encoding ABC transporter substrate-binding protein — protein MKRFRTLALATSLATGLVVSGQAIAQDKTYTIGVSVPSADHGWTGGVDYFAQAAITRLTKTYPNLKFVLATAADPGKQASDLEDMVSTRHIDALVILPGDPDALTSPIKRVKQAGKFVTVVDRKLSQPGIEDLYVAGDNPGLGRTAGEYFASRFPDGGNIVVLRGLPIPIDKERVDAFNAAISGTKIKVLASQFANWNRDDGFKVMQDFLSRFPKIDAVWAQDDDTAIGAIQAIKQAGRQNDMWVVGGAGMKQAIKEVMDGDKMTPIDVGYDPGMVGTAIELTALKFVGGVPVRGKFIIQSPLITQQNAAEFYHPDSPY, from the coding sequence ATGAAGCGCTTCCGCACACTCGCCCTCGCCACCAGTCTCGCCACCGGTCTCGTCGTCTCGGGCCAAGCTATAGCCCAGGACAAGACCTATACGATCGGCGTCTCCGTGCCCTCGGCCGATCACGGCTGGACCGGCGGCGTCGATTACTTCGCCCAGGCCGCCATCACCCGCCTGACCAAGACCTATCCCAATCTGAAATTCGTGCTCGCCACGGCGGCCGATCCCGGCAAGCAGGCCTCCGACCTCGAAGACATGGTCTCGACCCGTCACATCGATGCGCTGGTCATTCTGCCAGGCGACCCGGATGCGCTGACATCGCCGATCAAGCGTGTGAAGCAGGCCGGAAAATTCGTGACGGTGGTGGACCGCAAACTGTCACAGCCGGGCATCGAGGATCTTTATGTCGCCGGCGACAATCCCGGCCTCGGCCGCACGGCGGGCGAATATTTTGCCTCCCGCTTCCCCGATGGCGGCAATATCGTCGTGCTGCGCGGTCTGCCGATCCCGATCGACAAAGAGCGTGTGGACGCCTTCAACGCCGCCATCTCAGGCACCAAGATCAAAGTGCTCGCCAGCCAGTTCGCGAACTGGAACCGCGATGACGGCTTCAAGGTCATGCAGGACTTCCTCTCCCGCTTCCCCAAGATCGACGCCGTCTGGGCGCAGGATGATGATACCGCCATCGGCGCCATCCAGGCGATCAAGCAGGCGGGCCGGCAGAATGACATGTGGGTGGTCGGCGGCGCCGGCATGAAGCAGGCGATCAAGGAAGTCATGGACGGCGACAAGATGACGCCGATCGATGTCGGCTACGACCCCGGCATGGTCGGCACGGCGATCGAACTGACCGCGCTGAAATTTGTCGGCGGTGTGCCGGTGCGCGGCAAGTTCATCATCCAGTCACCGCTGATCACACAACAGAATGCGGCGGAGTTCTACCACCCCGACTCGCCGTATTAG
- a CDS encoding ABC transporter permease produces MSATETTLTKREPARRWSPNLRVLGPLLALILLVILGASLNGNFLSPSNITNVLARSSFIGIIAVGATFVITSGGLDLSVGSMAAFLAGVMIIVINALVPRFGTGWSVILIGMAAGVALGGAAGLGNGLLVTRGRIEAFIVTLGTMGIFRSLVTFLANGGTLSLNFDVMDTYNPVYYGSVLGLPVPIIVFAVVAILGDIAMRRMPFGRHCAAIGSNEQVARYSAIHVDTVRLLTYVLQGVLVAVATLLYVPRLGSASSATGVLWELEAIAAVIIGGTTLRGGYGRVWGTVIGVIILSLIDNILNLTNIVSPYLNGAFQGVIIILAVLLQRSRRANQ; encoded by the coding sequence ATGTCGGCCACTGAGACAACGCTGACCAAGCGGGAGCCCGCGCGGCGATGGAGCCCCAATCTTCGTGTGCTCGGGCCGCTTCTCGCCCTGATCCTGCTCGTGATTTTGGGCGCATCGCTCAACGGCAATTTCCTCAGCCCGTCCAATATCACCAATGTGCTCGCACGCTCTTCTTTCATCGGCATCATCGCCGTTGGCGCCACCTTCGTGATCACCTCCGGCGGGCTCGACCTTTCAGTCGGATCCATGGCCGCCTTCCTCGCCGGGGTGATGATCATCGTGATCAATGCGCTGGTGCCGCGCTTCGGCACGGGGTGGAGCGTGATCCTCATCGGCATGGCGGCGGGGGTCGCGCTCGGCGGGGCGGCCGGCCTCGGCAACGGGTTGCTCGTCACGCGTGGGCGGATCGAGGCCTTTATCGTGACGCTAGGCACCATGGGCATCTTCCGCTCGCTGGTTACCTTCCTCGCCAATGGTGGCACGCTGTCCCTGAACTTCGATGTCATGGACACATACAATCCGGTCTATTACGGCAGCGTCCTGGGTCTGCCAGTGCCCATCATCGTCTTCGCCGTGGTCGCGATCCTGGGCGATATCGCCATGCGCCGGATGCCCTTCGGGCGCCATTGCGCGGCCATCGGCTCGAACGAACAAGTGGCGCGCTATTCCGCCATTCATGTCGATACCGTCCGGCTGCTGACCTACGTGCTGCAAGGCGTACTGGTGGCGGTGGCGACGCTGCTTTACGTGCCGCGCCTGGGTTCGGCATCGAGTGCCACCGGGGTCTTGTGGGAGTTGGAGGCCATCGCCGCCGTCATCATCGGTGGCACCACGCTGCGTGGCGGCTATGGCCGGGTCTGGGGCACCGTCATTGGCGTCATCATCCTCAGCCTGATCGACAATATCCTGAACCTGACGAATATCGTCAGCCCCTATCTCAATGGTGCCTTCCAGGGCGTCATCATCATTCTGGCCGTCCTGCTGCAACGAAGCCGCAGAGCGAACCAGTAG